In one window of Frigoriglobus tundricola DNA:
- a CDS encoding spermidine synthase → MRDRRAFDLFLISWLVLFLELACIRWFPAHVLFLTFFVNLVLLACFVGMSVGCLVARRQTNLLRHTPYWLVVGIGSGLLINQFSDTLRAVFAVGNQAKPDVVYFGTETAVILENPLPFAVPMELVGAAFFVIIAGTMLGPGQEMGRAFNRVADRTTAYSANLLGSLAGIGMFAAGSALRLPPLAWFVLCGLVITYLIVRKNPDAGPEVRDALPPAVTGATTAAAPHAAPAPGPARSPRVPLLILLVAVGLTAATSGFVNVGGWATIWSEYYRIDYGAKQRSITTNLISQQVMEAQANPPQAHVPYALPYLLQRDLKKPDGTPAWPAFRKVLVIGAGNGNDVARALRFLKTDDAALEIDAVEIDPVIQELGQQHHPDQPFKDPRVKVTINDGRNFLRNAEPNTYDLVVFALIDSLVLQSGYSNLRLESYLFTLECFRDVKRVLKPTGLYAVYNFFRQGWIAARIRDQLRTAFDGVDPVVITTPSFETIVFKDFQPDVSTGFFAGSAAVVEPLRRAFEPQNGKPVRYWYPWYTGVTADTKAAFGTAPPAERPPPSPVQSQLRRIRYKTDPDGNETREPVIDSATGESEWSPVEPSWVPLFPTQVQESKGVLKPADDNWPFLYSREPRIPGETWRGIGLMVFLSVGLWALCGGPKALAAEAGVRPDYGSMLRAFFLGAGFMLVETKAVVEMALLFGGTWMVNTAVFAAILVMSLAGNLWAGKMNPKRLEPYYAGLMAALAVGLVVSPSAFLGTGAAVQILGACLLVFTPVAFAGVIFATSFKRTSQPDRVFGANVAGALVGGLAENTSVILGFQLLLCVAIGFYLLSAAFGNRDLPGRAAE, encoded by the coding sequence ATGCGCGACCGCCGGGCCTTCGACCTCTTCCTCATCAGTTGGCTGGTGCTGTTTCTCGAACTCGCCTGCATCCGCTGGTTCCCGGCGCACGTGCTGTTCCTGACGTTCTTCGTCAACCTCGTGCTGCTCGCGTGTTTCGTCGGGATGTCGGTCGGGTGCCTCGTCGCCCGCCGCCAAACAAACCTGCTCCGCCACACCCCGTACTGGCTCGTCGTCGGGATCGGCAGCGGGCTCCTTATTAACCAGTTCTCCGACACCCTCCGGGCGGTGTTCGCGGTCGGCAACCAGGCCAAACCGGACGTGGTCTATTTCGGCACCGAAACCGCCGTCATACTCGAGAACCCGCTGCCGTTCGCCGTTCCGATGGAACTGGTCGGGGCCGCGTTCTTCGTCATCATTGCCGGCACCATGCTCGGCCCCGGCCAAGAAATGGGCCGGGCGTTCAACCGCGTCGCCGACCGCACCACCGCGTACTCAGCCAATCTGCTCGGGAGCCTCGCGGGCATCGGCATGTTCGCCGCCGGCTCCGCCCTCCGGTTGCCGCCGCTCGCGTGGTTCGTGCTGTGCGGCCTGGTCATCACGTACCTAATCGTGCGGAAAAACCCGGACGCCGGACCCGAGGTACGCGACGCGCTGCCGCCGGCGGTCACCGGGGCGACAACGGCCGCCGCCCCGCACGCCGCGCCGGCCCCCGGGCCCGCCCGCTCGCCCCGCGTGCCGCTCCTGATTCTGCTCGTCGCGGTCGGCCTCACGGCCGCAACCTCCGGGTTCGTCAACGTGGGCGGCTGGGCGACGATCTGGAGTGAGTACTACCGCATCGACTACGGCGCCAAGCAGCGGTCCATCACCACCAACCTCATCAGCCAACAGGTGATGGAGGCCCAGGCGAACCCGCCGCAGGCGCACGTGCCATACGCCCTGCCGTACCTGCTCCAGCGCGACCTGAAGAAGCCGGACGGCACACCGGCCTGGCCCGCGTTCCGGAAGGTGCTCGTCATCGGCGCCGGCAACGGTAACGACGTGGCCCGGGCGCTCCGGTTCCTCAAAACGGACGACGCCGCGCTCGAGATCGACGCCGTCGAAATCGACCCCGTCATTCAGGAGCTGGGCCAGCAGCACCACCCGGACCAGCCGTTCAAGGACCCGCGGGTGAAGGTCACGATCAACGACGGCCGCAACTTCCTCCGGAACGCGGAACCGAACACGTACGACCTCGTCGTGTTCGCCCTCATCGACTCGCTCGTCCTCCAGTCCGGCTACTCCAACCTCCGCCTGGAAAGTTACCTGTTCACGCTGGAGTGCTTCCGGGACGTGAAGCGCGTGCTGAAGCCCACGGGCCTGTACGCGGTCTACAACTTCTTCCGCCAGGGGTGGATCGCCGCCCGCATCCGCGACCAGTTGCGCACCGCGTTCGACGGCGTGGACCCGGTGGTCATCACCACCCCGTCGTTTGAAACGATCGTATTCAAGGACTTTCAACCGGACGTCAGCACCGGGTTCTTCGCCGGAAGCGCCGCGGTGGTCGAGCCGCTGCGGCGAGCGTTCGAGCCGCAAAACGGCAAGCCGGTCCGCTACTGGTACCCGTGGTACACCGGTGTGACCGCCGACACGAAAGCCGCCTTCGGCACCGCCCCGCCGGCCGAACGGCCGCCGCCGTCGCCGGTTCAGAGCCAACTGCGGCGGATCCGCTACAAGACCGATCCGGACGGCAACGAGACCCGCGAGCCGGTCATCGACTCCGCGACCGGGGAATCCGAATGGTCCCCGGTGGAGCCGTCGTGGGTGCCACTTTTCCCGACGCAGGTGCAAGAGAGCAAGGGCGTGCTAAAACCGGCCGACGACAACTGGCCGTTTCTCTACTCCCGTGAGCCGCGCATTCCCGGCGAGACCTGGCGCGGCATCGGGCTCATGGTGTTCCTGTCCGTGGGCCTGTGGGCGCTGTGCGGCGGCCCCAAGGCACTCGCGGCCGAAGCGGGGGTGCGCCCGGATTACGGTTCCATGCTCCGCGCGTTCTTCCTCGGCGCCGGGTTTATGCTCGTCGAGACGAAGGCCGTTGTGGAAATGGCGCTCTTGTTCGGCGGGACGTGGATGGTTAACACAGCGGTGTTCGCCGCGATCCTGGTGATGAGCCTCGCCGGCAACCTGTGGGCGGGGAAAATGAACCCGAAGCGCTTGGAGCCGTACTACGCCGGGCTGATGGCGGCGCTCGCGGTCGGTCTGGTCGTCTCGCCGAGTGCGTTCCTCGGCACGGGTGCCGCGGTCCAAATCCTCGGGGCGTGTCTACTCGTGTTCACGCCGGTCGCGTTCGCCGGAGTGATCTTCGCCACGAGTTTCAAACGCACGAGTCAACCCGACCGCGTGTTCGGGGCAAACGTCGCTGGGGCTCTGGTTGGGGGACTGGCCGAAAACACGTCTGTTATCCTGGGCTTCCAATTGCTCTTGTGTGTTGCGATCGGTTTCTATTTGTTATCAGCGGCCTTTGGAAACCGCGACTTGCCAGGCCGCGCGGCAGAATGA
- a CDS encoding tetratricopeptide repeat protein, which produces MNAATNAEYRKLALDSSNDMIDHDADRGLGRYPKAAWHMLQAGITRVRMGQMMFDAQEFVWAAEDWLSASACFYLATDLDRMRATFDRVRKLDQEGKIPPERRDIHAAIKEREEQIKTLYQRLTDFHAEYAHLFGQAQAASHERLKFVRKHVREFPGFAPLHFTIYQQARDLGEAPLAAEHLRWAAEFAPDDPEYVGRYGYQLIAGGRSEQAANLAHDFLAKHPLETSIRVMLAQALASESGGHTPDRNASIEILRGILTDESASANVRLAAVTLSGALRRDMGEEAEAQKLLVLFDQLAPAIIEPANDTRIAALREVFTKPMANGTGSNPKGEHPPLVERLQRVLFPFNEIKSVAA; this is translated from the coding sequence GTGAACGCCGCAACGAACGCCGAGTACCGAAAGCTGGCACTGGACTCGTCGAACGACATGATCGACCACGATGCCGATCGCGGGCTCGGTCGTTACCCAAAAGCCGCTTGGCACATGCTGCAAGCAGGAATCACACGCGTCCGTATGGGCCAAATGATGTTCGATGCCCAAGAGTTCGTCTGGGCGGCTGAAGATTGGCTTTCCGCATCTGCGTGCTTCTATTTGGCGACGGATCTGGACCGAATGCGTGCGACCTTCGACCGCGTCCGGAAGCTCGATCAAGAGGGCAAGATCCCGCCCGAACGTCGCGACATTCACGCCGCGATAAAGGAGCGGGAAGAGCAGATCAAAACGCTCTATCAGCGGCTGACCGACTTCCATGCCGAATACGCTCATCTCTTCGGCCAGGCCCAAGCGGCGAGTCACGAGCGGTTAAAATTCGTCCGAAAGCACGTTCGCGAGTTTCCCGGATTCGCTCCGCTTCATTTCACCATTTACCAACAAGCCCGAGACCTCGGCGAGGCCCCACTCGCCGCAGAACACTTGCGATGGGCGGCCGAGTTCGCACCGGACGACCCCGAGTACGTTGGCCGCTACGGGTACCAGCTCATTGCCGGTGGGCGATCCGAACAGGCTGCGAACCTCGCACACGATTTTTTGGCCAAACACCCGCTCGAAACGAGCATCCGCGTCATGCTTGCTCAGGCGCTCGCTTCCGAGTCGGGGGGGCACACGCCGGACCGAAACGCGTCGATCGAAATCCTACGCGGCATCTTGACCGACGAAAGCGCGAGCGCGAACGTGCGACTTGCGGCGGTCACTCTGAGTGGAGCGCTCCGGCGCGACATGGGTGAAGAAGCTGAAGCGCAAAAACTCCTCGTTCTGTTCGATCAGCTCGCACCCGCAATCATCGAACCAGCGAATGACACCCGAATCGCGGCCCTCCGGGAGGTCTTCACCAAGCCGATGGCGAACGGGACCGGATCGAATCCCAAAGGGGAACACCCGCCACTCGTCGAGCGGCTTCAGCGTGTCCTTTTCCCTTTCAATGAAATCAAAAGCGTGGCAGCGTAA